The following nucleotide sequence is from Mucilaginibacter sp. cycad4.
GGGCTTACCATCGTTTTGTAAGGCTTCATTATATAAATATGCATACTGATAAGCAGGCAGCGGGTTTGGCAAGCCTAAAGGCTGCTGGGTGCCTGTTTGTGCAGTGAATGAAATATGCGGCGTACCCACCTGACCGCGTTTGGTAGTAATAAGTAACGTACCGCGCGAACTGTTGATGCCCAGCATCATATTTGAAAGCGCATCTTTCAACACCGAAACCGATTCGATACTTTCCGGATCAAGCGAAGCTATCTCACGCTGAACACCATCAATAATAGTTATCGGCGCTTGTCCTCTTAAAAACAGCCCGAATTCGGTATTATCATTAGCCGAATAATTATTGTGCTGCACTACAGCGCCAATAAAATCATTTACAGTTTGTACACCAGTTTGAGGTGCGGCGAAACCGCTATACTGCTGGGTATATAGACCAGGGAGTTGTCCGGGTAAAGCGTAGGTATATAAAGTAGCAGGCGTAGTAGTGAGCTGATTGGTGTAGATGGTTGATACAGCACCCACGTTTCTTGATGTGCTGATGGTATCATAAAGTACATTGATAGTTTTGGGAGCCTTTATATAAGTATCAATAAGCCTGACTTTTAGCCCGGTAGTGTTTTTTATGGTAACCTGGCGGGCATTATAATTTGCAACGGTAAATACCAGTACATCGCCTTTGGCGGCGCTAATGGCGAACGCACCATCTTTGCCCGTGGTCAGGGCACTGTTTTTTCCATTATTGGTTACCTTAACACCTTGCAGCGGGTTACCATACTCATCGAGCACGATACCGCTGGCCTGGCCGGGGCGTGTAGGCGCCACGGCGGTGGTATCCTGCTGTACAGCTGCATAACCGGTTTTAGCCAGCAGCAGCAATAACAGCGTAATACCTGTTAAGCATTTCTTTATGTAGCAATAAGCCATATTTTTCAGGTTTAAAATTGTTGGCAATAGGTTTAAATATCGTTTTAGCAAATGTGCATTGGTTAAATGCATCTGCCGTTTGGTTTATCTACTGATTAACCGCATTTAAATGTATAGGTGAACGGGGCATCTGTATTACCATAGCCAACTTTCGTTTTACCCATTTTATCGGTCAGGAAGTACTCCATTCTTACAATTGTTTGTGCATCTCCCACATTAAAAAATGATCGCGGCCAAAATGTAAGCTGATACTTTTTACTGGTAGCCGATGTTTGCTTCAGCAGGGTTTTGGTGGTTTGTTCACAAACGTTTATGGTTTTACCGTCGCTGGTGTAAGCAGTAGCGCATAAGTAAACTTCGTCTTCACCGCTTAAATGCGTGTCGGCAACAGTGCCATCAAAAGTCAGGGTCACGAAATCGTTGTCCAATGATTTCGGCGGATCGATAACGGTAAGCTGCGGGTTACAAAAATCAACCAGGTCGCCGCTGCCGCCTGTCACTTCAAAGCAGGTGTTGCCAAGCAATACGCTGAAATAAGTACCATTGCCATCACTTACAAAACCGTTACCGCTATCTGTAATGGTGTAACCGAGTTTCACCAGCATATTGTTATTATCAGCACCAACCTTTGTTTTGATATTAAGATCTACGATGAATTCCACTCCACCTGTATGGCTGTATGCTTTATCTGTTTGGTAAGCTACCCATTCCATATCGTCGATTAGGTTACCGCCGTTGCCAAATGTCTTTTTCATATAGGCCGACCAGGTAAGTCCATCGCCCTTTTTAGGCAAAGTGCCATCAGGTACCAAGGTCATGGTGCCGTTACCCTGTTTACTGGTGTAAGTTATCGTGGTATTTTGAGCGGCCTTCCAGCCTTTGGGAACTAAAAATCCGAAAATGAGGTAATCGGGGCCGCCATCGCCTACCGTGGGGATATCGCAATGTACCGTTATGGGCACTACTGAACCTACCGTAGCTGTAGAAGGCTGATCAACGCTGGTGATCTGCTCGCCGCAGCAGGCCAGGGCAATCCCCAGCACTACCAAAGCACACAGCTTCCATAAATTTTCACCTTTTATATGTAGTAAGTATGATCTCATAATTTATCTGTTGCTTTTGGTTTATTAATTGGCTTTTTCAAGCACATATACATAGGAGTTATTGGCACAACCCGGACTGAATGTTATGCTAAGCTGCCTTTTGCCATTTACTATAGGATAGGTAAAAGCAGTGGAAACCGGCTTATCCCCCGCAGCAGTAAAAGTGATCTTAAAAGGATATTGCGGATCATCAAGCGCAAATGCCCCATCCTTACTTACCAAAAAAGGCAGCTTGTTCACCAGCGTATATCCTTTGTCGGTAAAGTTGATCCTGAACTGGCTAAAATCAATAATGGAGGTTAAATCGGTGCCATTACGGGTAGCTTTGATTACCCGCCAGTTACCGGCGATATTTTTTGGGGCCTCTGATCCGGGCACTATTTTTTCGGTTTTACATGATGATGCCGCAACCATTAAGGCAACTACCAGCAGCAGGTAAATCCGTTTTGCTTTGTAATTATATTTCATATCAATACTATTTATACTGTCAGTTTAATAGCCTGGGTTCTGGATCAGCTCTGGCGATTTGGCAACTTCGCTTTGCGGGAAAGGCCACAGGTACATTGCCGTGCGGAAATTGCGCTTGCGCACATCAAATTGTTTGTACGCCACGGCAGCGCCGTCACGGTTAACCTCCATACCTTTAGTGATGATGTTAT
It contains:
- a CDS encoding DUF4961 domain-containing protein, which codes for MRSYLLHIKGENLWKLCALVVLGIALACCGEQITSVDQPSTATVGSVVPITVHCDIPTVGDGGPDYLIFGFLVPKGWKAAQNTTITYTSKQGNGTMTLVPDGTLPKKGDGLTWSAYMKKTFGNGGNLIDDMEWVAYQTDKAYSHTGGVEFIVDLNIKTKVGADNNNMLVKLGYTITDSGNGFVSDGNGTYFSVLLGNTCFEVTGGSGDLVDFCNPQLTVIDPPKSLDNDFVTLTFDGTVADTHLSGEDEVYLCATAYTSDGKTINVCEQTTKTLLKQTSATSKKYQLTFWPRSFFNVGDAQTIVRMEYFLTDKMGKTKVGYGNTDAPFTYTFKCG
- a CDS encoding DUF5004 domain-containing protein; the encoded protein is MKYNYKAKRIYLLLVVALMVAASSCKTEKIVPGSEAPKNIAGNWRVIKATRNGTDLTSIIDFSQFRINFTDKGYTLVNKLPFLVSKDGAFALDDPQYPFKITFTAAGDKPVSTAFTYPIVNGKRQLSITFSPGCANNSYVYVLEKAN